The Carassius auratus strain Wakin chromosome 5, ASM336829v1, whole genome shotgun sequence genome includes a window with the following:
- the pias2 gene encoding E3 SUMO-protein ligase PIAS2 isoform X7 — protein MMNLQQPASLMAPVHPDVQMKSLPFYDVLDVLIKPSSLGTHAGQRYHHEKYFIFALTPQQVREVCISRDFLPGGRRDYMVQIQLRFCLAETSCPQEDNFPNSLCIKVNGKLFPLPGYAPPPKNGVEQKRPGRPLNITSLVRLSSAVPNQIVVTWAPEIGKTYSMSVYLVRQLTSPLLLQRLRMKGIRNPDHSRALIKEKLTADPDSEIATTSLRVSLMCPLGKMRLVVPCRAVTCSHLQCFDAALYLQMNEKKPTWICPVCDKKAAYESLIIDGLFMEILNDCTDVDEIKFQEDGTWCPMRPKKETLKVSSSCFPKIDLIHDLSGGVPVRQSAVVPLAETSSTKKGDVIDLTLESSSDDEEDSDPPLKKRCVYMSKAEEMHSKGVLTYQPSAVRVPNVQTLDTSYLTPSIADYSVPFHHTTLSTIPTDMQSLDLFSLIQGDPQQHYRGPIFLDSLSNSLQSATTSTSLVSSSAVYETGTHSSSSSHETGVITGGSSGLSDIISLD, from the exons ATGATGAATCTGCAGCAGCCCGCGTCACTCATGGCCCCCGTCCACCCAGACGTGCAGATGAAGTCGCTACCATTTTATGACGTGTTGGATGTCTTGATCAAACCATCAAGCTTAG GGACCCATGCTGGCCAGAGATATCATCATGAAAAGTACTTCATATTTGCTTTGACTCCACAACAAGTGAGAGAAGTTTGCATTTCACG GGACTTTCTTCCAGGTGGAAGAAGGGACTACATGGTTCAAATTCAGCTGCG GTTTTGTCTAGCAGAGACCAGCTGTCCACAAGAAGACAATTTTCCAAACAGCCTCTGCATCAAAGTCAATGGGAAACTCTTTCCCCTGCCT GGTTATGCACCGCCTCCTAAGAATGGTGTGGAGCAAAAAAGACCCGGCAGACCGCTGAACATCACGTCGCTGGTCAGGTTGTCGTCTGCTGTACCCAATCAGATAGTAGTCACATGGGCTCCTGAAATAGGGAAG ACATACTCCATGTCAGTTTACTTGGTACGGCAGCTGACCTCCCCACTCTTACTACAGAGATTAAGAATGAAGGGGATCAGAAACCCTGACCACTCCAGAGCATTAA TTAAAGAAAAACTCACGGCAGACCCTGACAGTGAAATTGCCACAACTAGTTTACGAGTCTCACTCATGTGCCCA CTTGGCAAGATGCGTCTTGTGGTACCCTGCCGAGCTGTCACCTGTTCTCACCTGCAGTGCTTTGATGCTGCTCTATACCTGCAAATGAATGAGAAGAAGCCCACCTGGATCTGTCCCGTCTGTGATAAAAAAGCCGCATATGAGAGTCTGATTATAGATGG GCTCTTCATGGAAATACTTAATGACTGCACAGATGTTGATGAAATCAAGTTTCAGGAGGATGGGACTTGGTGTCCAATGAGACCAAAGAAGGAGACGTTGAAAGTGTCATCTTCGTGTTTCCCAAAAATTGATT tgATTCATGACCTCTCAGGCGGTGTCCCAGTGCGGCAAAGTGCAGTGGTGCCACTCGCAGAAACCAGCAGCACGAAAAAAGGAGACGTAATCGACCTTACGCTAGAGAGCTCATCTGATGATGAAGAGGACAGTGATCCCCCTCTGAAAAAGCGCTGTGTCTACATGTCCAAGGCTGAGGAGATGCACAGCAAAGG GGTCCTGACTTACCAGCCATCCGCTGTTCGGGTGCCAAATGTCCAGACGCTAGACACATCATACCTGACCCCCTCAATAGCGGACTACTCCGTTCCATTCCACCATACTACCTTATCCACTATTCCCACAGATATGCAAA GTCTTGATTTATTTTCTCTGATTCAAGGGGATCCACAG cagcatTACAGAGGCCCCATATTTTTAGACAGCCTCTCCAACAGCCTTCAGAGTGCCACCACCAGCACCAGCCTGGTTTCCTCATCAGCTGTGTATGAGACGGGAACCCATAGCAGCAGCTCAAGTCATGAGACGGGGGTCATCACGGGAGGATCTTCAGGCCTATCGGACATTATCTCACTAGACTGA
- the pias2 gene encoding E3 SUMO-protein ligase PIAS2 isoform X5, which produces MVSSFRVSELQVLLGFAGRNKSGRKHELLLRALQLLRSGCSPAVQIKIKELYRRRYPRTFDGLRDLSALKSSIKSYFQIDSGETVVSSDLPLQTGHSDFLQQQHLVSCDSPVLHESKPMMNLQQPASLMAPVHPDVQMKSLPFYDVLDVLIKPSSLGTHAGQRYHHEKYFIFALTPQQVREVCISRDFLPGGRRDYMVQIQLRFCLAETSCPQEDNFPNSLCIKVNGKLFPLPGYAPPPKNGVEQKRPGRPLNITSLVRLSSAVPNQIVVTWAPEIGKTYSMSVYLVRQLTSPLLLQRLRMKGIRNPDHSRALIKEKLTADPDSEIATTSLRVSLMCPLGKMRLVVPCRAVTCSHLQCFDAALYLQMNEKKPTWICPVCDKKAAYESLIIDGLFMEILNDCTDVDEIKFQEDGTWCPMRPKKETLKVSSSCFPKIDLIHDLSGGVPVRQSAVVPLAETSSTKKGDVIDLTLESSSDDEEDSDPPLKKRCVYMSKAEEMHSKGVLTYQPSAVRVPNVQTLDTSYLTPSIADYSVPFHHTTLSTIPTDMQSLDLFSLIQGDPQQHYRGPIFLDSLSNSLQSATTSTSLVSSSAVYETGTHSSSSSHETGVITGGSSGLSDIISLD; this is translated from the exons atGGTATCAAGTTTCCGTGTGTCAGAGCTCCAGGTACTGTTAGGATTTGCTGGAAGGAATAAGAGCGGTCGAAAGCATGAACTTCTGCTGAGGGCTTTGCAGTTACTCAGGAGTGGTTGTAGTCCTGCTGTGCAGATCAAAATAAAGGAGCTGTATCGTCGGAGATACCCGCGGACATTTGATGGTCTTCGGGATTTGTCGGCTCTGAAGTCAAGCATTAAATCCTATTTTCAAATCGACAGCGGTGAGACGGTTGTGAGCTCAGATCTTCCTCTGCAGACGGGCCATTCAGACTTCCTGCAGCAGCAGCACCTGGTGAGCTGCGATTCACCCGTGTTACATGAATCGAAGCCCATGATGAATCTGCAGCAGCCCGCGTCACTCATGGCCCCCGTCCACCCAGACGTGCAGATGAAGTCGCTACCATTTTATGACGTGTTGGATGTCTTGATCAAACCATCAAGCTTAG GGACCCATGCTGGCCAGAGATATCATCATGAAAAGTACTTCATATTTGCTTTGACTCCACAACAAGTGAGAGAAGTTTGCATTTCACG GGACTTTCTTCCAGGTGGAAGAAGGGACTACATGGTTCAAATTCAGCTGCG GTTTTGTCTAGCAGAGACCAGCTGTCCACAAGAAGACAATTTTCCAAACAGCCTCTGCATCAAAGTCAATGGGAAACTCTTTCCCCTGCCT GGTTATGCACCGCCTCCTAAGAATGGTGTGGAGCAAAAAAGACCCGGCAGACCGCTGAACATCACGTCGCTGGTCAGGTTGTCGTCTGCTGTACCCAATCAGATAGTAGTCACATGGGCTCCTGAAATAGGGAAG ACATACTCCATGTCAGTTTACTTGGTACGGCAGCTGACCTCCCCACTCTTACTACAGAGATTAAGAATGAAGGGGATCAGAAACCCTGACCACTCCAGAGCATTAA TTAAAGAAAAACTCACGGCAGACCCTGACAGTGAAATTGCCACAACTAGTTTACGAGTCTCACTCATGTGCCCA CTTGGCAAGATGCGTCTTGTGGTACCCTGCCGAGCTGTCACCTGTTCTCACCTGCAGTGCTTTGATGCTGCTCTATACCTGCAAATGAATGAGAAGAAGCCCACCTGGATCTGTCCCGTCTGTGATAAAAAAGCCGCATATGAGAGTCTGATTATAGATGG GCTCTTCATGGAAATACTTAATGACTGCACAGATGTTGATGAAATCAAGTTTCAGGAGGATGGGACTTGGTGTCCAATGAGACCAAAGAAGGAGACGTTGAAAGTGTCATCTTCGTGTTTCCCAAAAATTGATT tgATTCATGACCTCTCAGGCGGTGTCCCAGTGCGGCAAAGTGCAGTGGTGCCACTCGCAGAAACCAGCAGCACGAAAAAAGGAGACGTAATCGACCTTACGCTAGAGAGCTCATCTGATGATGAAGAGGACAGTGATCCCCCTCTGAAAAAGCGCTGTGTCTACATGTCCAAGGCTGAGGAGATGCACAGCAAAGG GGTCCTGACTTACCAGCCATCCGCTGTTCGGGTGCCAAATGTCCAGACGCTAGACACATCATACCTGACCCCCTCAATAGCGGACTACTCCGTTCCATTCCACCATACTACCTTATCCACTATTCCCACAGATATGCAAA GTCTTGATTTATTTTCTCTGATTCAAGGGGATCCACAG cagcatTACAGAGGCCCCATATTTTTAGACAGCCTCTCCAACAGCCTTCAGAGTGCCACCACCAGCACCAGCCTGGTTTCCTCATCAGCTGTGTATGAGACGGGAACCCATAGCAGCAGCTCAAGTCATGAGACGGGGGTCATCACGGGAGGATCTTCAGGCCTATCGGACATTATCTCACTAGACTGA